One Uloborus diversus isolate 005 chromosome 7, Udiv.v.3.1, whole genome shotgun sequence genomic window, CAACATATTCCTTTTTGCGAGAGGCTCTTTCCAAAGCTACGTACGGATGTTtatattttcaatgcaatattctgcgatgggttttttttaatattacgaGAGTTCTTATGCTACTAGTTCATTTCTTCAACTTAGCTTATTATCAACAAAAAGAGCAATGAATTTTCTAGTAATATGCTAAATTGAATAACACTATGCGCGTGTACTCGGCGTATTATCGTGAGCGTGAGATATGTAAACCGAAAAAGGCGATTTTATTTTTCTAGCTATTTTAGTCATACATCCACATCCCCAACAGTTTTTTGCTCTCTCTGTCTCTCATATGATGTGGAAAGTCTGGCGTACGTTCTTAGATTGGATCAAGGGCTTATTTTGGGGCAAGGAATTGGAAATTACAATTTTAGGTTTACAAGAAGCTGGTAAAACGACTTTCGTTAACACCATAGCTCTTGATACCCATGAAGATACTATACCTACCATAGGATTCAACATGAGAAAAATCACAAGAGGAAATGTGGTCATTAAAATTTGGGATCTAGGAGGAGAGAAAAGATTTCGAGGCATGTGGGATAGGTATTGTAGGGGAGTAGATGTCATAGTCTTCATGGTTGATGCAGCAAATATCAAGAAACTAGAAGAGTCAAAAAAGGAGCTTCGAGAATTGTTGCTGAAAAAGCAATTAACTTCCGTTCCcttattagttttaggaaataaGATTGATCTTCCAGGTGCACTTAGTCAAAAGGAATTTACCTATGCAATGAACTTGAGTGCAATAGAAGGACGGGAAGTATCCAATTACATGATCTCTtgtcgaaaaaaggaaaatattgatGTTGTCTTGCAGTGGTTAACAGTCCATTCTAAATTGCCATGATACATTTCCCCTGTTGCTCCTGAAAATTGAACACTTTTAATTATGAATAAATGATTGATAAGTATTTAATAGTCATCACTTTTGTGCACTGtactttttttctaactaaaagtaaatagaaaaatttagtcttttttaatcatttaaaaaaatggagatagTATTCTTCTATGACTTCTGTCCCAATGGTAGTGGGAAAACAAGTTTTTGGGGCGGAACATAAATACATTATATTAGATTACTTCTAAATGTGCACGCATGTGTTTTAACAAACTTAATTACTCACTTAGTGACTTAATAATTACCTCTCAAATATTtgaaatagctatttttcttGCCTTATAATAAAGTTCCTTTACCTGCTTTTTAGCATCATAAAACTTTTGGGCAGACCacaattttgtttctcttttatttGCATAGCtacattccccctcccccctatctTTGCTTTTATGGTTTAAGTTTTTGCAGGGCTCCATATCCTCCTGATATAGCCACTTGTGACTTCTGGCTGATCTTCAAACTCAAGAGG contains:
- the LOC129225625 gene encoding ADP-ribosylation factor-like protein 8A, whose translation is MMWKVWRTFLDWIKGLFWGKELEITILGLQEAGKTTFVNTIALDTHEDTIPTIGFNMRKITRGNVVIKIWDLGGEKRFRGMWDRYCRGVDVIVFMVDAANIKKLEESKKELRELLLKKQLTSVPLLVLGNKIDLPGALSQKEFTYAMNLSAIEGREVSNYMISCRKKENIDVVLQWLTVHSKLP